Proteins encoded in a region of the Paramagnetospirillum magneticum AMB-1 genome:
- a CDS encoding transglycosylase domain-containing protein: MAVPPSRPKGAGNPFKLSIDPADRLLPSGSGGEPPPPREPPPPRGRAPKEPKKPKAPKKGGSGNGRKWGKRLLVWGLTLAIWIGIGLAGVVAYYALDLPDIDRMTAQTRRPSVVFQSVEGEIFAAYGDLYGEPLDLGEMSPFIAQAVLATEDRRFYSHWGVDPIGLARALFVNLRAGHTVQGGSTITQQLAKNLFLTPDRNMKRKVQEVLMALWLEKRFSKEQILGLYLNRVYLGSGTFGVDAAAKRYFDVSARKVDVYQAAVLAGLLKAPSRYSPLNDPEASRKRTSDVLANMVKAGYIDQKTADNVQVTGAAQLVRRPIPAGRYFADWLMANLDQFGEVAGKDIVVHTTMDIALQRKVEADLKTMMAGPGAKANASQGAVVVMSPDGAIRALTGGKDYDDSQFNRATQGLRQPGSSFKPFVYLTAMEMGRTPDDEVEDKPIRLGNWSPGNYTGKYLGPITLRQALAESVNTVAVRLVEEVGPGRVIATARRLGITSDLRNDATLALGTSEVSLLELTTAYAALANGGYGVTSFGVSHITDPSGKVLYQRQGGGFGQVVSPAALSRMHDMMSAVVTQGSGKAARLDRPVAGKTGTTQDYRDAWFMGFTADYVAGVWMGNDDYRIEMKKVTGGGLPAQLWKQVMTAAHRGLPARPLRTPEVPAESSPAESVGDFVAGAAQAAGDAAKGIGGAIDDLLKGIFGR, from the coding sequence ATGGCAGTTCCTCCCTCGCGCCCCAAGGGTGCCGGCAATCCGTTCAAGCTCTCCATCGACCCGGCCGACCGGCTGTTGCCCAGCGGTTCCGGGGGCGAACCCCCGCCCCCGCGTGAGCCGCCGCCGCCGCGTGGCCGCGCCCCCAAGGAGCCAAAAAAGCCCAAGGCGCCCAAGAAGGGCGGCTCGGGCAATGGCCGCAAATGGGGCAAGCGCCTGCTGGTCTGGGGCCTGACCCTGGCCATCTGGATCGGCATCGGCCTGGCCGGCGTGGTGGCTTATTACGCCCTGGACCTGCCCGACATCGACCGCATGACCGCCCAGACCAGGCGCCCCAGTGTGGTGTTCCAGTCGGTGGAGGGCGAGATCTTCGCCGCCTATGGCGACCTCTACGGCGAGCCGCTGGACCTGGGCGAGATGTCGCCCTTCATCGCCCAGGCGGTGCTGGCCACCGAGGACCGGCGCTTCTACAGCCATTGGGGCGTCGACCCCATCGGCCTTGCCCGCGCCCTATTCGTGAACCTGAGGGCCGGGCACACGGTGCAAGGCGGCTCGACCATCACCCAGCAGCTGGCCAAGAACCTGTTCCTGACGCCTGACCGCAACATGAAGCGCAAGGTGCAGGAAGTGCTGATGGCGCTGTGGCTGGAAAAGCGCTTCTCCAAGGAGCAGATCCTGGGGCTTTACCTCAACCGGGTCTATCTCGGGTCCGGCACCTTCGGCGTGGACGCCGCCGCCAAGCGCTATTTCGACGTCTCGGCCCGCAAGGTCGACGTCTATCAGGCCGCCGTGCTGGCCGGCTTGCTGAAGGCTCCCTCGCGCTATTCGCCGCTCAACGACCCCGAGGCCTCGCGCAAGCGCACCAGCGACGTACTGGCCAACATGGTCAAGGCCGGCTACATCGACCAGAAGACCGCCGACAATGTCCAGGTGACCGGCGCCGCCCAGCTGGTCCGCCGCCCCATTCCCGCCGGCCGCTATTTCGCCGACTGGCTGATGGCTAATCTCGACCAGTTCGGCGAAGTGGCCGGCAAGGACATCGTGGTGCACACCACCATGGACATCGCGCTCCAGCGCAAGGTCGAGGCCGACCTCAAGACCATGATGGCCGGGCCCGGCGCCAAGGCCAACGCCTCCCAGGGCGCCGTGGTGGTGATGAGCCCCGACGGCGCCATCCGGGCGCTGACCGGCGGCAAGGATTACGACGACAGCCAGTTCAACCGCGCCACCCAGGGGCTGCGCCAGCCCGGCTCGTCGTTCAAGCCCTTCGTCTATCTCACCGCCATGGAAATGGGCCGCACCCCCGACGACGAGGTGGAGGACAAGCCCATCCGCCTGGGCAACTGGAGCCCCGGCAATTACACCGGCAAGTATCTCGGCCCCATCACCCTGCGCCAGGCCCTGGCGGAATCGGTCAACACCGTCGCCGTGCGGCTGGTGGAGGAAGTGGGTCCCGGCCGGGTCATCGCCACGGCCCGCCGGCTGGGCATCACCTCGGACCTGCGCAACGACGCCACCCTGGCCCTGGGCACCAGCGAGGTCTCGCTGCTGGAGCTGACCACCGCCTATGCCGCCCTGGCCAATGGCGGCTATGGGGTGACGTCCTTCGGCGTCTCCCACATCACCGACCCATCCGGCAAAGTGCTGTATCAGCGCCAGGGCGGCGGCTTCGGCCAGGTGGTGTCACCGGCGGCGCTGTCGCGCATGCACGACATGATGAGCGCCGTCGTCACCCAGGGCTCGGGCAAGGCCGCCCGCCTGGACCGCCCGGTGGCGGGCAAGACCGGCACCACCCAGGATTACCGCGACGCCTGGTTCATGGGCTTCACCGCCGATTACGTGGCCGGCGTGTGGATGGGCAACGACGATTACCGCATCGAGATGAAGAAGGTCACCGGCGGCGGCCTGCCCGCCCAATTGTGGAAGCAGGTGATGACCGCCGCCCATCGCGGCCTGCCTGCCCGGCCGCTGCGCACCCCGGAGGTTCCGGCGGAATCCTCCCCAGCCGAAAGCGTCGGCGACTTCGTGGCCGGGGCCGCCCAAGCGGCGGGGGACGCGGCCAAGGGCATCGGCGGCGCCATCGACGACCTGCTGAAGGGGATCTTCGGACGGTAA
- a CDS encoding ribbon-helix-helix protein, CopG family codes for METLSIAVPPELKQRLEALAAETGQTVGECLAIAVKEYVENWETHLSDVHQIDEHEARAVLKAVVND; via the coding sequence ATGGAAACCCTGTCGATTGCCGTTCCGCCCGAACTGAAGCAGCGCCTCGAGGCGTTGGCCGCCGAGACCGGGCAGACGGTGGGGGAGTGCCTGGCCATCGCGGTCAAGGAATACGTCGAGAACTGGGAAACCCACCTCTCCGACGTGCACCAGATCGACGAGCACGAGGCCCGTGCCGTGCTGAAGGCCGTGGTCAACGACTAG
- a CDS encoding nitrate reductase, whose amino-acid sequence MPEIVRTTCPYCGVGCGVIAARLDDSAQWVVRGDPEHPANFGRLCVKGSSLAETLDLDGRLLHPMIGEQTVAWEPALDLVAEKFTAAIAEHGPDSVAFYVSGQLLTEDYYVANKLMKGFIGSGNIDTNSRLCMSSTVAGHVRAFGSDTVPGCYEDLDLADLVVLVGSNTAWCHPVAFQRILAAKARRPDMRIVVVDPRRTATAECADLHLAIRPGTDAILFNGLLAHLRGEEAQVEVGVPLEQIVQFFSWFAETEKTVTVWSQGINQSSSGTDKVDAIINCHLQTGRIGRPGMGPFSLTGQPNAMGGREVGGLANMLAAHMGFDEANVDRVGRFWASERVAAKPGLKAVDMFKAVAESKIKALWVMCTNPAVSMPEADLVRAAIAACPFVVVSECEADTDTARLAHVRLPALTWGEKEGTVTNSERRISRQRPFLPTPGEAKGDWWIMAQVAQRMGFGEAFAWTDTGAIFDEFCRLTAFENHGARDLDLSGLVGADYESIEPIQWPVREPGKGTARLFADGRFYHPDGKARMVDTPPRPPARATDEAFPLILNTGRMRDQWHTMTRTGRAARLAAHAPEPVLQVHPRDAIRFRLADGGLAKVSGRRASVVLRIAFDNGQRPGEVFAPIHWNDRTSSGAVVGTLIDAATDPVSGQPELKQAPVMVEPLDAAWHGVLLSRNPVELPRSFYWAKAAGQAHSIWRLAGEAGEDWPVTAKQWLGADGEWIEFLDPNRGHYRGARLVDGRLDAVLFVFPWATDFSPDWVAAAFGRAAIAGDERATLVAGAPPGGDRGRDKTVCACFNVGLEAIRAAIRDHRLSSAAEVGAMLKAGTNCGSCVPEIRAILAEAAPKVA is encoded by the coding sequence ATGCCCGAGATCGTCCGCACCACCTGTCCCTATTGCGGCGTCGGCTGCGGCGTCATCGCCGCCCGCCTTGATGACTCCGCGCAATGGGTAGTGCGGGGCGATCCCGAGCACCCCGCCAATTTTGGCCGCCTGTGCGTCAAGGGCTCCAGTCTGGCCGAGACTCTCGACCTGGACGGCCGCCTGCTCCACCCCATGATCGGGGAGCAAACGGTGGCGTGGGAGCCGGCGCTGGATCTGGTGGCGGAAAAGTTCACCGCCGCCATCGCCGAGCACGGGCCGGATTCCGTGGCCTTCTACGTCTCCGGCCAATTGCTGACCGAGGATTACTACGTCGCCAACAAGCTGATGAAGGGCTTCATCGGCTCGGGCAATATCGACACCAATTCCCGGCTGTGCATGTCGTCCACCGTGGCCGGTCATGTGCGCGCCTTCGGCTCGGACACCGTGCCCGGCTGCTACGAGGACCTGGATCTGGCCGATCTGGTGGTGCTGGTAGGCTCCAATACCGCGTGGTGCCACCCTGTCGCCTTCCAGCGCATCCTGGCCGCCAAGGCCCGGCGCCCCGACATGCGCATCGTGGTGGTCGATCCCCGCCGCACCGCCACCGCCGAATGCGCCGACCTGCATCTGGCCATCCGGCCGGGCACCGACGCCATCCTGTTCAACGGGCTGCTGGCCCACCTCAGGGGCGAGGAAGCCCAGGTGGAGGTCGGCGTGCCGCTGGAGCAGATCGTCCAGTTCTTCTCGTGGTTCGCCGAGACCGAAAAGACCGTCACGGTGTGGTCCCAGGGTATCAACCAATCCTCGTCGGGCACCGACAAGGTGGATGCCATCATCAACTGCCACCTGCAGACCGGCCGCATCGGCCGTCCCGGCATGGGGCCGTTCTCACTGACCGGCCAGCCCAACGCCATGGGCGGGCGCGAGGTGGGGGGACTGGCCAACATGCTGGCCGCCCATATGGGCTTCGACGAGGCCAATGTGGACCGGGTCGGGCGCTTCTGGGCGTCGGAGCGCGTGGCGGCCAAGCCCGGCCTCAAGGCCGTCGACATGTTCAAGGCGGTGGCCGAGAGCAAGATCAAGGCCCTTTGGGTCATGTGCACCAACCCGGCGGTCAGCATGCCCGAGGCCGATCTGGTCCGGGCCGCCATCGCCGCCTGCCCCTTCGTGGTGGTCTCCGAATGCGAGGCCGACACCGACACGGCCCGCCTCGCCCATGTGCGCCTGCCGGCGCTGACCTGGGGCGAAAAGGAGGGCACCGTCACCAATTCCGAGCGCCGCATCTCGCGCCAGCGCCCCTTCCTCCCCACCCCGGGCGAGGCCAAGGGCGATTGGTGGATCATGGCCCAGGTGGCGCAGCGCATGGGCTTTGGCGAGGCCTTCGCCTGGACCGATACGGGGGCCATCTTCGACGAGTTCTGCCGCCTGACCGCCTTCGAGAACCATGGCGCCCGCGACCTGGATCTGTCGGGTCTGGTGGGAGCCGATTACGAGTCCATCGAGCCCATCCAGTGGCCGGTGCGCGAACCGGGAAAGGGCACGGCGCGGCTGTTCGCCGACGGCCGCTTCTACCACCCCGATGGCAAGGCCCGGATGGTCGACACCCCGCCCCGCCCGCCAGCGCGGGCCACCGACGAGGCCTTTCCCCTGATCCTCAACACCGGGCGCATGCGCGACCAGTGGCACACCATGACCCGCACCGGCCGTGCCGCTCGGCTGGCCGCCCACGCGCCCGAGCCGGTGCTGCAGGTCCATCCCCGGGACGCCATCCGCTTCCGGCTGGCGGACGGGGGACTGGCCAAGGTCTCCGGCCGCCGGGCCAGCGTGGTTCTGCGCATCGCCTTCGACAACGGCCAGCGCCCGGGCGAGGTCTTCGCCCCCATCCACTGGAACGACCGCACCAGTTCGGGCGCGGTGGTCGGCACCCTAATCGACGCCGCCACCGATCCCGTCTCGGGCCAGCCGGAACTGAAGCAGGCCCCGGTGATGGTCGAGCCCCTGGACGCCGCCTGGCACGGCGTGCTGCTCAGCCGCAATCCGGTAGAGCTGCCCCGCTCGTTCTACTGGGCCAAGGCGGCGGGTCAGGCCCACTCCATCTGGCGGCTGGCGGGCGAAGCCGGCGAGGACTGGCCCGTCACCGCCAAGCAATGGCTGGGCGCCGACGGCGAATGGATCGAGTTCCTCGACCCCAATCGCGGCCACTATCGCGGCGCCCGTCTGGTGGACGGCCGCCTGGATGCGGTGCTGTTCGTCTTTCCCTGGGCCACCGATTTCTCGCCCGACTGGGTGGCCGCCGCCTTCGGCCGCGCCGCCATCGCCGGCGACGAGCGCGCCACCCTGGTGGCCGGCGCGCCGCCCGGCGGCGACCGGGGCCGCGACAAGACGGTGTGCGCCTGCTTCAACGTGGGCCTGGAAGCCATCCGCGCCGCCATCCGCGACCACCGCCTGTCCAGCGCGGCCGAGGTGGGCGCCATGCTCAAGGCGGGGACCAATTGCGGCTCGTGCGTGCCGGAAATCCGGGCGATCCTGGCCGAGGCGGCGCCCAAGGTGGCGTGA
- a CDS encoding ArnT family glycosyltransferase, with protein sequence MAPDAESHRAPSVGTRDAALLAGLVLAAALLHLWLTGTTLLSGDEAYYWLWSRRLQLSYYDHPAMMAWWMAGATALFGESEAAIRLPAVLSVAAVTGLAFDTARLAFRDIRAGWWAVAVLNATLLFAAAGVLVTPDSPLLVFWSLSLWAMVRLLDDGRARWLYLLGLSLGLGFCSKYTMVLIAPGIMAVFALFPQARRWLKSPHFWAAIVLALACTSPVLIWNAQHDWISIKKQLSHSFDAPVSDPLKSLATFVGTQLGVITPLIFGFMLWGMGWTLWAGWRSRQPAWFLLGATSAPLLAFFVRHSLGGVVQPHWPGPAYLGAAIATSGAWVVLAPSWRRLRWLWHGAIALGGLLVAATYVQMETARLPIPLKSDPMSRLGGWDQLASAVEAERTRHPDAFVFTTKHEVAGLLTYYLPGHPVVFLTGSAGFPRIPSYDARDAAALPGQNGLYVIKDGFYAVQDVRRSFRSLTLLATVDRAWGGKVVDHYEIWLAESYGSGTFENK encoded by the coding sequence GTGGCGCCCGACGCCGAGTCCCATCGAGCCCCCTCCGTCGGAACCAGGGATGCCGCCCTGCTGGCCGGGCTGGTCCTCGCCGCCGCCCTGCTGCATCTGTGGCTGACCGGCACCACCCTGCTGTCGGGTGACGAGGCCTATTACTGGCTGTGGTCGCGCCGCCTGCAGCTGTCCTATTACGACCACCCGGCCATGATGGCCTGGTGGATGGCCGGAGCCACCGCCCTGTTCGGCGAATCCGAAGCCGCCATCCGCCTGCCCGCCGTGCTGAGCGTCGCCGCCGTCACCGGCCTGGCCTTCGACACCGCCCGGCTGGCCTTTCGCGACATTCGCGCCGGCTGGTGGGCGGTGGCCGTGCTTAACGCCACCCTGTTGTTCGCCGCCGCCGGCGTGCTGGTCACCCCGGACTCGCCGTTGCTGGTGTTCTGGTCCCTGTCGCTGTGGGCCATGGTCCGCCTGCTGGACGACGGGCGGGCGCGCTGGCTCTACCTGCTGGGCCTGTCGCTGGGGCTGGGGTTCTGCTCGAAATACACCATGGTGCTGATCGCCCCGGGCATCATGGCGGTGTTCGCCCTGTTCCCCCAGGCGAGGCGGTGGTTGAAAAGCCCGCATTTCTGGGCCGCCATCGTCCTGGCCCTGGCCTGCACCTCGCCGGTGCTGATCTGGAACGCCCAGCACGACTGGATCTCCATCAAGAAGCAGTTGTCCCATTCCTTCGACGCGCCGGTGAGCGATCCGCTGAAGAGTCTCGCCACCTTCGTCGGCACCCAGTTGGGAGTGATCACCCCGCTGATCTTCGGCTTCATGCTGTGGGGCATGGGCTGGACGCTGTGGGCCGGATGGCGAAGCCGGCAGCCCGCCTGGTTCCTGCTTGGCGCCACCTCGGCGCCGCTGCTGGCCTTTTTCGTGCGCCACAGCCTGGGCGGTGTGGTCCAGCCCCACTGGCCGGGTCCGGCCTATCTGGGCGCCGCCATCGCCACTTCGGGGGCCTGGGTGGTTCTCGCCCCCTCCTGGCGGCGGCTGCGCTGGCTGTGGCATGGCGCCATCGCCCTGGGAGGGCTGCTGGTGGCCGCCACCTATGTGCAGATGGAGACGGCCCGCCTGCCCATCCCGCTCAAATCCGACCCCATGAGCCGCCTGGGCGGCTGGGACCAGTTGGCCAGCGCGGTGGAGGCTGAGCGGACCCGGCATCCCGACGCCTTCGTCTTCACCACCAAGCACGAGGTGGCCGGGTTGCTGACCTACTATCTGCCTGGCCATCCGGTGGTTTTCCTGACTGGTTCGGCTGGCTTTCCCCGAATTCCTTCGTATGATGCCCGGGACGCGGCCGCGTTGCCGGGGCAGAATGGATTGTACGTGATCAAGGACGGGTTCTACGCCGTCCAGGACGTGCGCCGCTCGTTCCGCAGCCTGACCCTGCTTGCCACGGTGGACCGGGCTTGGGGCGGCAAGGTCGTGGACCATTACGAAATCTGGCTGGCCGAGTCCTATGGCTCGGGCACCTTCGAGAACAAGTGA
- a CDS encoding glycosyltransferase family 9 protein, producing the protein MNVDRMRQIDFWAGVPLAFLITLYWRIRCFFSPPAPSAGKNILFIELSEMGSAVIADAALKRAQALFPDARVYFLIFAKNRPSLDIMGTIARENMLTIRADSLVTLVVDTLRMIRTMRSLDLMATIDMEMFSRFSALLTFLSGAPKRVGFHRFHTEGLYRGELLTHRVGYNPHQHIAKSFMALVHALTEPEGTTPHGKVAFTDDEVRLAPLAPAPEALEAFKTRLFQAYPVLKETTRWVILNPNSSELMPLRRWPYDRYTEVARRLLAEDEGLAVIVTGVASEKAEAQRLVDATGSNRACNLAGFTRMEDLIPLYALARAMVTNDSGPAHFAAPVGLPTLVLFGPETPALYGALNHKAEFITARLACSPCVSAMNHRSTACTDAACMRAISVEQVLDAVKRLLG; encoded by the coding sequence GTGAACGTCGACAGGATGCGGCAGATCGATTTCTGGGCGGGGGTGCCCCTCGCGTTCCTGATCACCCTTTACTGGCGGATCCGCTGTTTCTTCAGCCCGCCGGCACCGTCCGCGGGCAAGAACATCCTGTTCATCGAACTGTCGGAGATGGGCAGCGCGGTCATCGCCGACGCGGCCTTGAAGCGGGCGCAGGCGCTGTTCCCCGACGCCAGGGTCTATTTCCTGATCTTCGCCAAGAACCGTCCCAGCCTGGACATCATGGGCACCATCGCGCGCGAGAACATGCTGACCATCCGCGCCGACAGCCTGGTCACCCTGGTCGTCGACACCCTGCGCATGATCCGCACCATGCGTTCGCTGGACCTGATGGCCACCATCGACATGGAGATGTTCTCGCGCTTCTCGGCGCTGCTGACCTTCCTGTCGGGGGCGCCCAAGCGGGTGGGCTTTCACCGCTTCCACACCGAGGGCCTCTATCGGGGCGAGTTGCTGACCCACCGGGTGGGCTACAACCCGCACCAGCACATCGCCAAGAGCTTCATGGCCCTGGTCCATGCCCTGACCGAGCCCGAGGGCACCACGCCCCACGGCAAGGTCGCCTTCACCGACGACGAAGTGAGGCTGGCGCCGCTGGCCCCCGCCCCCGAGGCGCTGGAGGCCTTCAAGACCCGGCTGTTTCAGGCCTATCCGGTGCTGAAGGAGACGACGCGCTGGGTGATCCTCAATCCCAACAGCAGCGAGCTGATGCCGCTGCGCCGCTGGCCCTATGACCGCTACACCGAGGTGGCGCGGCGCCTGCTGGCCGAGGACGAGGGCCTGGCCGTCATCGTCACCGGCGTGGCCTCGGAAAAGGCCGAGGCCCAGCGGCTGGTGGACGCCACCGGCTCGAACCGCGCCTGCAATCTGGCCGGCTTCACCCGCATGGAGGATCTGATTCCCCTCTATGCCCTGGCCCGAGCCATGGTCACCAACGATTCCGGCCCGGCCCATTTCGCCGCGCCGGTGGGCCTGCCCACCCTGGTGCTGTTCGGCCCCGAGACCCCCGCCCTCTACGGCGCCCTGAATCACAAGGCCGAGTTCATCACCGCCCGGCTGGCCTGCTCGCCCTGCGTCTCGGCCATGAATCACCGCAGCACCGCCTGCACCGACGCCGCGTGCATGCGGGCCATTTCGGTGGAGCAGGTCCTCGACGCGGTCAAGCGCCTGCTGGGATGA
- a CDS encoding NAD(P)H-dependent flavin oxidoreductase, with the protein MKALDPILISGREVLPLVEGGKGINVSNGESSGAWAAAGGVATFSGVNADLYDENGNRIDMVYHGKTRTEKHHELIAYGIRGGIAQARIAHDIAGGNGRIHMNVLWEMGGAEQILEGVLDGAKGLIHGVTCGAGMPYRVAEIAARYNVYYYPIVSSARAFRALWKRAYHKYGELLGGVVYEDPWLAGGHNGLSNSEDPRKPEPPYGRVAELRKTMVECGLGNVPIFMAGGVWWLKEWEDWIGNPELGPIAFQYGTRPLLTQESPISDAWKQRLLTLKPGDVLLHHFSPTGFYSSAVKNDFINELCQRLDHQIPYSSECVGDHEAELPIGARKRIVWVTPHDRDRALGWMNEGFTEALRTPDSTLIFVTPDKAEEIRVDQVKCMGCLSQCMFSNWAQNEAGTTGKKADPRSFCIQKTLQNIGHGGDVENELMFAGHNAYRFGADPFYKNGFIPTVKQLVDRIATGE; encoded by the coding sequence GTGAAAGCGCTCGATCCTATCCTGATTTCCGGTCGCGAGGTCCTGCCCCTGGTCGAGGGCGGCAAGGGGATCAACGTCTCCAATGGCGAGAGTTCTGGCGCCTGGGCGGCTGCCGGCGGCGTCGCCACCTTCTCCGGAGTCAATGCCGATCTCTATGACGAGAACGGCAACCGCATCGACATGGTCTATCACGGCAAGACCAGGACCGAGAAACACCACGAGCTGATCGCCTACGGCATCAGGGGCGGCATCGCCCAGGCCCGCATCGCCCACGACATCGCCGGCGGCAATGGCCGCATCCACATGAATGTGCTGTGGGAGATGGGCGGCGCCGAGCAGATCCTCGAAGGCGTGCTGGACGGCGCCAAGGGCCTGATCCATGGCGTGACCTGCGGTGCCGGCATGCCCTATCGCGTGGCCGAGATCGCGGCCCGCTATAACGTCTATTACTATCCCATCGTGTCGTCGGCCCGCGCCTTCCGCGCCCTGTGGAAGCGTGCCTACCACAAGTACGGCGAATTGCTGGGCGGCGTGGTCTACGAGGACCCCTGGCTGGCCGGCGGCCATAACGGCCTGTCCAATTCCGAAGACCCGAGGAAGCCCGAGCCCCCCTATGGCCGCGTCGCCGAGCTGCGCAAGACCATGGTGGAATGCGGCCTGGGCAACGTGCCGATCTTCATGGCCGGCGGCGTCTGGTGGCTGAAGGAATGGGAGGACTGGATCGGCAACCCCGAACTGGGTCCCATCGCCTTCCAGTACGGCACCCGTCCGCTGCTGACCCAGGAAAGCCCCATCTCCGACGCCTGGAAGCAGCGCCTGCTGACGCTGAAGCCCGGCGACGTGCTGCTGCACCATTTCAGCCCCACCGGCTTCTACTCCTCGGCGGTGAAGAACGACTTCATCAACGAGCTGTGCCAGCGGCTGGACCACCAGATCCCCTATTCCAGCGAATGCGTCGGCGATCACGAGGCCGAGCTGCCCATCGGCGCCCGCAAGCGCATCGTCTGGGTCACACCCCACGACCGCGACCGGGCGCTGGGCTGGATGAACGAGGGCTTTACCGAGGCGCTGCGCACCCCCGATTCGACCCTGATCTTCGTCACCCCCGACAAGGCCGAGGAAATCCGCGTCGATCAGGTCAAGTGCATGGGCTGCCTGTCCCAGTGCATGTTCTCCAACTGGGCTCAGAACGAGGCCGGGACCACCGGCAAGAAGGCCGACCCGCGCAGCTTCTGTATCCAGAAGACCCTGCAGAACATCGGCCATGGCGGCGACGTGGAAAACGAACTGATGTTCGCCGGCCACAACGCCTATCGCTTCGGCGCCGATCCCTTCTACAAGAACGGCTTCATCCCGACTGTCAAGCAACTGGTGGACCGCATCGCCACCGGCGAATAG
- a CDS encoding undecaprenyl-diphosphate phosphatase, which translates to MTFLEVLVVALIQGLGEVLPFGAAGLLAALPHLAAKPEGRAALSVAAHAGILLALMIYFWRDVLAMAVGLWRLAKGKPDYGSHLLLHVLAGTIPAAIVGWLVLDRASTLVGQSGAAIILILGGVLLWGCDKLGVTVRRVEHMSWVGAAGLGALQILSLVPGVSRTGITVTVARLLGWERQAAVRFSMLLAMPLILGHGVKTFWGLAHHTELVFSSDLLMAMATAGLAALIGLAGMMAWVARNTFVPFAILRIGFGIAVLGLVYFGQA; encoded by the coding sequence GTGACGTTCCTAGAAGTCCTGGTCGTGGCCCTGATTCAGGGGTTGGGAGAGGTTTTGCCGTTCGGAGCCGCCGGTCTGCTGGCGGCGCTGCCCCATCTGGCTGCCAAGCCCGAGGGGCGGGCCGCGCTGTCGGTGGCGGCCCATGCCGGCATTTTGCTGGCCCTGATGATCTATTTCTGGCGCGACGTTCTGGCCATGGCCGTCGGTCTGTGGCGTCTGGCCAAGGGCAAGCCCGATTACGGTTCCCATCTGCTGCTGCACGTCCTGGCCGGGACCATCCCCGCCGCCATCGTCGGTTGGCTGGTGCTTGACCGCGCCTCGACCCTGGTGGGGCAGAGCGGCGCGGCGATCATCCTGATCCTCGGCGGCGTTCTGCTGTGGGGCTGCGACAAACTGGGCGTCACCGTCCGCCGGGTCGAGCACATGAGCTGGGTCGGCGCCGCCGGCCTGGGGGCCTTGCAGATTCTATCACTGGTGCCCGGCGTGTCGCGCACCGGCATCACCGTCACCGTGGCTCGGCTGCTGGGATGGGAACGCCAGGCGGCGGTGCGCTTCTCCATGCTGCTGGCCATGCCGCTGATCCTGGGGCATGGGGTCAAGACCTTCTGGGGGCTGGCCCATCACACCGAACTGGTGTTCTCCAGCGACCTGCTGATGGCCATGGCCACGGCGGGGCTGGCCGCGCTGATCGGTCTGGCGGGCATGATGGCCTGGGTGGCGCGCAATACCTTCGTTCCCTTCGCCATCCTGCGCATCGGCTTCGGAATTGCGGTTCTGGGCCTGGTCTATTTCGGCCAGGCCTGA
- the ugpQ gene encoding glycerophosphodiester phosphodiesterase yields the protein MLIGHRGLAGLAPENTLASFRTAAAHGLAMVEFDVRLSRDGVPLVFHDDTLERTTSGTGPVAERNWAEIAGLDAGSWFAPAFAGECVPSLEQVLGLCLDLGLGINLEIKPDEGREAETAEAALALALRLWPESVSAPVISSFETICLDVARRVAPHWPRALLAEALPDDWREQATRLEASALHLDHRTLDADVVTGIMAAGLPARAYTVNDPARARILGHWGVAAVFADFPHSS from the coding sequence ATGCTGATCGGCCATCGCGGCCTGGCCGGGCTGGCGCCCGAGAACACCCTGGCCTCGTTCAGGACCGCCGCCGCCCATGGCCTCGCCATGGTGGAGTTCGATGTGCGCCTGTCCCGGGACGGCGTGCCGCTGGTCTTCCATGACGACACCCTGGAGCGCACCACCAGCGGCACCGGCCCGGTGGCGGAGCGCAACTGGGCCGAAATCGCCGGGCTCGATGCCGGATCGTGGTTCGCCCCCGCCTTCGCCGGAGAGTGCGTGCCCAGCCTGGAGCAGGTGCTGGGCCTCTGCCTGGACCTGGGGCTGGGGATCAACCTGGAGATCAAGCCCGACGAGGGGCGCGAGGCCGAGACCGCCGAGGCGGCGCTGGCCCTGGCCCTTCGCCTGTGGCCCGAAAGCGTATCGGCGCCGGTGATCTCCAGCTTTGAGACCATCTGTCTGGACGTTGCCCGGCGCGTCGCCCCCCACTGGCCCCGCGCTTTGCTGGCCGAGGCGCTGCCCGATGACTGGCGCGAGCAGGCTACACGGCTGGAGGCGTCCGCGCTGCACCTCGACCACCGTACCCTGGACGCCGACGTGGTGACCGGCATCATGGCCGCCGGCCTGCCGGCGCGGGCCTATACGGTCAACGACCCGGCCCGCGCCCGGATCTTGGGCCACTGGGGCGTCGCCGCCGTCTTCGCCGATTTTCCTCATTCGTCATGA